TCTCTTAAGAAATTTAAGTTTTTAAGGACCGGTCACCTAAGTGGCCGGTTTTTTTATTTACTTTGCCCATCTCATGGCAATTCTCCTCTTATATGAAAAAAATCTTTATCATTACTTTCTCCTGCCTTTATTTTAACTGCTCTCCCGTACAATTCACAGAAGTGAAAAACCAAGCCTTAGTGCAGTGGAATGACTTAGGTCTTGGTTTTTTCTTAGCTACCAAAGAAGTAGGAGATTTTTATCATGACCTAGCTTGGATTTACGGCGATTTAAAAGACCAATCCAAAACCTTTCCTCTGTTTAACGAATGGAGAGACCCAAAAACAAAACAACCTACACGTCGTTTGTGGTTTGGACCCGAGACACAAAAATTAGTGGAATGGTCTGATGAAAATCAAAACGGGATTTGGGAAACAAAAACCTATTTTAACCAAACCGCAAAAACAGGAATCACATCTGGACATATTGCCTACTCCGACTTCGATACTGACGAAAATGGATTTATGAATGTTCGTATTTTTTTAGGGGCTCGCGTCGAAGAACTGGTCCAAGAAAAGGGAACCATTCGTATCTGGGCAGAAGGAAATGGCAACCTTGAAAAAGTCGATGCATTTATTCGCACAAAAAATCTAACCGACTTAGGCCCAAGCCGTATAATTCCTATTTCCGAATCCTGGGCGAATCACCCAGAAAAAGTTTCGCAAAGTAAATATAGGGCAGTTTATCAACCTTAGGTGATTGGCATGCCATTAGTGTTATAATTCTTGACGTTAAGAACTAAACAAAGCCAACCAGAATCGTACATTTATCGTATGGATGATTTTACATAAAAGGAACCTTCAAATGAAAAAAATAACTTTAGCAACTTTTGTTTTACTAATAGTAGCTACTCTCTTTACCAACTGTTTCGAACTAGACAAAAAAAAAGAAGATAACACTGCAATCACCGCACTATTGCTCTATGTTAATGACCAGTTAGGTGGAAATTGTGCAATGGTAATGAAAAGTGGAACCACTTATACAGCATCCTTATTTAGTATTCCCAAAGGTGGTTGTTCTAAACCTTCTACTAAAGAAGAAGCCATTGCACTAAACCAATCAAATAAAGAAAAAACCACTGCCATCTTTACGAAAGCAGGTTCTAATTGTAATGCTGCACTTACAGCTTACACTAACACTATCAACAATAACATAACCACATTGCAGAACCAAACAGAAGCACAATATACAGCTTCGGTAGCCAATACCAAGTATATTGTCATCGGCAATTTAGTTACAGAATCGGCTCTAACTATGAAAAACGAACTAGGTTATACTGAAGCGCAAATTGCTTCGACTAACCCTGGCACGTTACAAGACTACTATATAACTGCAGCAATTTTGGTTTCGGGAGCCTCACAAGCATGTCAAAACGAAGTAAAATTACAAGGAAGCCCTGGATTACAAACAACTCCAGCGTCAGTTCTTTCCTATTCGGTATGCGCTTACGGTCCTACGGCGGCAGCGACTAGAAAATGTGCAACCCTTTCTGACCAGTATTAATCAATTTTGTTTTACCTTTCAGAAAGGCTAAACAAAAGTTTAAATTTGTCTTACCGGTACGAATAGTAGCCGGTTAGACAATTCAATGTTATAAGATATTACTATAAATTCACTATCCTTCCAAAAGGACAACTCTCCCAGCTATTTCACTAACAAAGGTTTCAGATATGGATAAACTGTTTCGGAAACTAATTTATGGCCTGCTTCTGTAGGGTGAATACCATCTTTTTGATTGAGTTTACGGATGGAGGCAACTTTTTCTAATATAAATGGAACTAGAGGCACATTCTCTTCTTTAGAAAGTTCTGGATATATAGAATTAAATGCACTCGCATATTTTTTACCCATATTGGGAGTTGCATACATCCCCACTAACAATATCTTAGTGTTTGGATATTGGGATTTAATTTGCCGAATCATCGAACGAAGGTTTTCTTTTGTTACGTTTGGACTAATGCCTCGGAGCATATCATTGGCACCTAATTCTAAAACAAAGATAGTAGGTTTTTCCGCAAGAACCCATTCTAACCTTCCAAGCCCACCGCTAGTTGTGTCTCCAGAAACACCAGCATTGGTCATTTGATAGGCATAGCCTTCTGCATTGATTCTTTTGGTCAATACATGGGGCCAGGCATCTTCGTAATCCAAAAGACCATACCCCGCCGTCAGGGAATCTCCGAAATAAATAATACGTTTAGTATCATTTGGTGTTTTGCTTGCAGAAGAATTGGTATTCGTCTGGTCAGAAGGGTTCCCACAAGAAAAAAGAAAAAACACGCTGAAAAAAATTATATAAGGCATTACCTATTAGATTGTTTGGAAAGGATACAAATCAAACATTTTTGATCACAATTTATACAAACTCTTCGACTGATTGGCTTTCAAAGAATTTTCCTTAGATACGTGGAAAATTTTGTATTCAGTAAATTTTGTCTGCGTCGTAAAAAAAAGAAACTCCTGGCATAATATAAAACTCTGTAACTGTGTGTTTAACCGAGGCTGACATTTCCGAAAATCCAATATACACACTTCTAGAGGAATAATCGCTTCTTGGGACACCTCCGAGCGTATCACCCAAATACGTATCATAACTACGTTTGATGTCTTGGCGGATCATTCCAATGTCCAAGGTGAAACGACAATATTGAAAAGAAGATTCTATATTTAAAATGGTGCCCTTGTCTCTCACCTTTCCACCGTAAGCAGGAAGAACGCCAGATAAATTTGAACTTCCATCACTAAATGCTTCTTGGATGATTTGAGAACCTAACACAGTAAAGTTTCCTTTTCTATCTAGTAACTCTAATCTTGTCCGGAGTTCCCACCAATCCCGAAGTTTAAACTTGGCAAAAATTCCAGGTAAAATTCCTTTCATTGAATATTCAGCGTTTGCATCTCCACCAATAGACCAAGTAGCTTTGTTCGGAACTGTTGCCTCCGCTCTACTCGTAGAATAAGAACCGTATGAGATATTGTTTCTCTCCGTATATCGGTGGAAATTGATTGAGGGACCAATCATAAAAATTTTAGAAACCGGATGTGTATAGGAAAAACGAAGATGTTGGCTCACTCCTTCAAAACGTAACAAACGGTTCCCTTCGAAAGCACTGGCCCAATAGGTATCGGTTCTTGGAGAAAAAAAGTTATTGGATGCAGGAAGATCTCGGCTGTAAACACCAAGGGAAGTATCTTCCGCCAACTGAACTTCAAATTTATTTTTGTATCCGTACCGAATGTCCCAAAACTGAGAATTGAGTCCCAACTCTTTGGCAGGTTTGTAAGGAATAGAAAGTGGAGTTCCAGGTTCCGTGATTTGACGGAAAAGTGAATTTTGAAACCAAGCAGGCCCTGTTTCATTAAGAATTGCAGGAGATAATTTTCCAATCCCCCAACCACCACGGAACATCAACCTGTGCTCATATACGTGATTGAAGATATCCATCCGAGTTTTATTATCTTCCCGGTCTTCTAATGGTACAGAGGTTTGAGTTTCTGCCGGCGTTCTTTCTTGTTTTACTTCGGGACTGGTTACTCCCTTGGGAAGCTCTTGTGCAAACAAAGGCAATACAGAAATAAAAAGAAGGAGAATGAAAACATTACGTATGGATTTCGGTGGTATAACGTTTTTTAGCCTAGTAAACAATGCGAACCGTCCCTACATAAATTTCTGTTCTACGGTTTTTCTTTTCTGCAAGCATCGTATCGATAATTTTTTGTAAATCAGCGAAACCATCCACTTCCTTAAAACGTGCTTCAACTATTCTGTGAATCAGCTTTAATTCAAGTTTTACGGATTGAGAACGTTCCTTACTAAGTTTGAGGTTCATTGCAAATGCACCTACACTATCCGTGTGTCCACCAATACGACAATTGGTTTCAGGGTATGCTTCCATAGCATCCCCAACTTTGGCGATGAGTTCTTTTGCTTTTGGAGTGAGAGTTGATTTTCCAGATGGGAAAGCTACGTCCCCATCGATCACAATTAAAAGTTCTCGTAACCTTTTTTCATCATCTTCAATACGTTTGAGTTCGACCCCTTTTCCAACAAGACTTCCTCCCACTTCTTCAAATGGAGTTCCAGAGTGTTCGAAGTCACTCCGAAGGCCTTTGTAAATTTTTTCCAAATATTCGGAAGTGCCTAATTCATCTAACGCACCCACAGGCAAACTTCCCAAGTGGTCATTGGCTTTTTCTTCTTTGACAGAAACACAACCGCAGAACTTTTGGAAGGCAACAGATTCTGCCCACTCCGGTTTTCCTGTTGTATTACAGCTTACAACAGTTAAGGCAAATAAGATAAAAATTAAAACATTGTATGGAAAGTTTTTTTTAAGCATAAGGTGACAATCCTTATCTTTGGAACCAATCAATGAAATCAATTGTTAAATTATAGAAAACAAAATTAACGCCATTAAGATGGTGAACTAATTTTCAGAACATGAAGTTGACACATACATTAGGAGAACACACTAGAGACACTCCTCGGATTTCGCTACAAGCTGCCTATTTTTTCGTCACCAACTAACTTCTGTCTTAAGATATCTTTCAAAATCCAAGGATCTTCAGATTTTCGTTGCTCCTACCAGATAAAAAGAAAGATTTGGACTAGCTCAAATCTTGGTGACTAAAAACTATTTATGAACTCCTATCAATACATCCGTTCCTGTCTCTTAGTTCTTTTTTTATCTTTAGTTCTATTCCAAAATTGTAGTGGCCAGGTCTCTGCGGGAGATACGTTCCTTTTTGGCCTCAGCGAACAATTTGATAAGTTATTTTCTAAAGAAGAAGCTTCCACCTCCTGCACATCGGATGTGACTGTCACAACAAAGGCTGTGTATCTTGATGAAGATGGAGATGTTACGGCAACTTACAATGCCGCAAGTGACAACGGATTAACGGAAGTAGATGGTGTAGCAGATGGTGCCGCTTGGGGTTATAAATCATTTGAAACTTGTATCTATCCGAATCTTTCTTTTAGCCCTGGGAATATTGAATTTACTGTAGATTCAAAAAATACTTATGATACTCGATTGACGATGGAACGATCGTTCCCAATACCAGTGAATGGAAACCCGATCCCAAATAAACTTAGTTTTTCTTCCAATGGTGATGCGGCGAGACAATGTTTTAAGTTCCAGGCGCCAACAAATGATTTGGTTCGCAATACAACCGTAGCTTCCGCAACGATTCAATTCGGCAAAATTGTGCAAAAAAATTCCAATGGAGATACCTACTCAGGCAATTATACTAATAAAATACCATGTGGAATCACTATCAGCTTAGAAGATGATGAGACGCCAGGAGTTCGTGTATCCAATATTTCAAGAGTTATGGAAGAACCAGGTCCCAATGCAACAGCAACCAATGGAGAATTCAAAGTAAAATTAAGAGGCCAAGTAGGACCAACAGCCGACGTAACCATTCCTATCAATGATACTTTCGATGCAGTGAATGTGGGTAATCGAGAAGGAACCGCAAACCCAAAAACTTTAACATTTACATCGGGGAATTGGTCAACGGAACAAACTATCACCGTTTCTTCTTATGATGACTTAGAGTTAGATGGTCTAAAAAATTACTCCATTGACGTTGCTCGTACATCTAGTTCGGATTCGGTATTCAATGGAATTGAACCTCGCAATGTAGTTGTTTACAACAAAGACCAATCCGTTCCAGGATTTAGTATCCTTCGTTTTAGTGGCGGAGCAGCTGTAACATCGGAGAGTAGCACAATCAACACAATTACCGGATTTGCAACAGATGAAAACAATCAATTTGGAGATAAATACTCAAACTTCCAGATTAAACTTCGCACCAAACCAACAAACAACGTCACATTAAATTTTACCTCCAATTGTGGAGCTAAATGTAACATCCAAACACCTTCGTTGATATTTTCACCTACTGATTGGAATACCTACCAAACCTTTCGAGTCATTGGAACCACAGATTCAGCAAACACTGGAAATGTGGACTATACAGTCTCTTTTACAGTTACATCCGCAGACACAACTTATAGTACAACAGTTTATAAACCAAATCTTTCGATTCGTTCCTGTGATAACGACGGAACTCATCTGATCCAACCTTGCAATTATTCCGGTGCTCCTCGAGGAACAACTGATAGTCGACTAAGCGCCCAAGAAGGTGGTTCCACAAATATTTGGCTCATCACAAAAACTTCTCCTTCCTCGCCAGTAACGGTTGCCCATACTTCGACAGACACTACGGAAGGAACGGTTCCGGCCAATGTCACAATCGATTCCAATAATTTTAATACGATGGATGCTACTGGAACAACAAACAAAATCACTTTAACTCATGTGGATGATTCTGACGTTGATCTAACACAAAATTGGACTGTCACAACAGCCACTTCCACTGGTGGATTGGCCTATGATCCGATTGATATTTTTGCAGCTACTACGGATGATGAAAAAGCTTTTTACGTCACCCATGTAGGATCTCCAAAAGAAGGAACAGCCAACGTTGCCACAGTCCATGTTTGTTTGGGTGGAAATAACCCAACTCAATCAGTGGTTCTCAATATTAGCTGTAAAACAACATACACAGCGAATGATGGAGCTTATGGAGAATGCGGAACCATTTCACCTAACCAAATCATTTTCCCACCGAACAGTGCAGTAGAAACAATAAATGCCTCTGATGCCGGTTGTGCCAACTCCGCAAAAAAACAATCCTTTACTGTCTCTGGCCAAGATGATACTTATGCCGATGGGAACCAATCCTTTGATATCCAATTTGCCATGGCTGCCAATACCGATACCAACTATTCGGTCGCAACAAATCCAGGTAACCATTCCATCACCAATGAGGATGATGAACCTTTAGGAAAAGCAATATTTGTCACTACAGGAAGTTATAATGGAGAGATGACTGCACAAGGGGTATTTGCTGCTGATGATACATGT
Above is a window of Leptospira wolbachii serovar Codice str. CDC DNA encoding:
- the lsa25.6 gene encoding Lsa25.6 family adhesin, with the translated sequence MKKIFIITFSCLYFNCSPVQFTEVKNQALVQWNDLGLGFFLATKEVGDFYHDLAWIYGDLKDQSKTFPLFNEWRDPKTKQPTRRLWFGPETQKLVEWSDENQNGIWETKTYFNQTAKTGITSGHIAYSDFDTDENGFMNVRIFLGARVEELVQEKGTIRIWAEGNGNLEKVDAFIRTKNLTDLGPSRIIPISESWANHPEKVSQSKYRAVYQP
- a CDS encoding arylesterase → MPYIIFFSVFFLFSCGNPSDQTNTNSSASKTPNDTKRIIYFGDSLTAGYGLLDYEDAWPHVLTKRINAEGYAYQMTNAGVSGDTTSGGLGRLEWVLAEKPTIFVLELGANDMLRGISPNVTKENLRSMIRQIKSQYPNTKILLVGMYATPNMGKKYASAFNSIYPELSKEENVPLVPFILEKVASIRKLNQKDGIHPTEAGHKLVSETVYPYLKPLLVK
- a CDS encoding OmpA family protein; translated protein: MLKKNFPYNVLIFILFALTVVSCNTTGKPEWAESVAFQKFCGCVSVKEEKANDHLGSLPVGALDELGTSEYLEKIYKGLRSDFEHSGTPFEEVGGSLVGKGVELKRIEDDEKRLRELLIVIDGDVAFPSGKSTLTPKAKELIAKVGDAMEAYPETNCRIGGHTDSVGAFAMNLKLSKERSQSVKLELKLIHRIVEARFKEVDGFADLQKIIDTMLAEKKNRRTEIYVGTVRIVY